The Deltaproteobacteria bacterium genome contains a region encoding:
- a CDS encoding NUDIX hydrolase, with product MSRSWKYLHSKIIQSCRVFSIKSERYRSPRSGKEHDFYLIDSVDWVNVIPLTSDEKVILVKQFRFGTKDFCLEIPGGMIDEGDTPSQAASRELLEETGYAGEEPILLGIVHPNPAIHTNRCYTYLVRNVTFTNPPQQDSTEDIEVKIVPLVKIPRLIHGGQITHALVIAAFYWLFSPSLFPSFPKI from the coding sequence ATGAGCCGATCCTGGAAATACCTTCATTCCAAGATCATCCAATCCTGCCGTGTCTTCAGTATCAAGAGTGAGCGTTACCGCTCTCCCCGTTCCGGGAAAGAGCATGACTTTTACCTCATCGATTCCGTCGATTGGGTGAATGTAATCCCCCTTACTTCTGATGAGAAAGTGATCCTGGTTAAACAATTTCGCTTCGGGACCAAAGATTTTTGCCTGGAAATTCCGGGGGGGATGATTGACGAGGGGGATACGCCCTCACAGGCGGCCAGCCGCGAGCTTTTGGAAGAGACCGGCTATGCGGGCGAAGAGCCAATCCTTTTGGGCATCGTCCACCCTAATCCAGCCATTCATACCAACCGTTGCTATACCTATCTGGTCAGGAATGTGACCTTCACCAATCCCCCCCAGCAGGATTCTACCGAAGATATCGAGGTGAAGATCGTGCCCTTGGTGAAAATTCCCCGGCTTATCCACGGCGGCCAAATTACTCACGCCTTAGTGATCGCGGCTTTTTACTGGCTTTTTTCCCCCTCGCTCTTTCCTTCTTTTCCAAAGATATAA
- a CDS encoding AAA family ATPase — protein sequence MMEKIFDNKDLDIKEIQKDLSDYLAKKYGRRVQFAGLGPLAEAAGEKVEEGEQEKRSEPLVIHFNMKPEELKSYLDEYLVKQDEAKEVLATKVCTHFNRIKMFESKNKNKRHEGVGEIKNNIIMIGPTGVGKTFLVKLIAGKIGVPFVKGDATKFSETGYVGGDVEDLVRDLVYEAKGDIELAQYGIIYLDEVDKIAASPNLIGPDVSRSGVQRALLKPMEETEVELKVPHDPVAQMEAIMEFQKTGKREKKKINTKHILFIMSGAFTGLEEIIKKRLNRQGMGFGAEIKSKDERAENLQQIKAEDFIQYGFESEFIGRLPVVTVFEHLEVEDLYNILRNPKSPITIGKKRDFKAYGIDLQFEDEALHRIAENAFQERTGARGLVSAAERVLLKFEHTLPSTAIRHLVVTRAMVDNPVGELHKLLQNPENPEREALFHRLQEEEEKGLEISIRKKEAEFASRYGVAFSDRSIHLITKRTVEGRTDIDSAVEEVLVIHRAALDFERTFSSRNEVQLHFTAEAIERLVERIWEEGFEPGAFLKQSFQNYEHGLKLIKEKTGKQEFFIPPEGMENPENYLNRLIQETYKGE from the coding sequence ATGATGGAGAAGATTTTCGATAACAAAGATTTGGACATCAAAGAGATCCAAAAAGATTTAAGCGATTATCTAGCGAAAAAATATGGCCGAAGGGTTCAGTTTGCCGGGCTGGGTCCCCTCGCCGAGGCAGCCGGGGAGAAGGTGGAAGAAGGGGAGCAAGAGAAACGTTCTGAACCCCTGGTCATTCACTTCAACATGAAACCTGAAGAATTAAAATCTTATTTGGATGAATATTTGGTCAAGCAAGATGAAGCCAAAGAGGTTTTGGCGACGAAGGTCTGCACCCATTTCAACCGGATCAAAATGTTTGAGTCCAAGAATAAAAATAAGCGTCATGAAGGTGTAGGGGAGATCAAGAATAACATCATCATGATCGGCCCCACCGGCGTCGGTAAGACTTTCCTGGTGAAACTCATTGCCGGAAAGATCGGAGTGCCCTTTGTCAAAGGAGACGCTACGAAGTTTAGTGAGACAGGTTATGTGGGTGGGGATGTGGAAGATCTGGTCCGGGATCTGGTCTACGAAGCCAAAGGAGATATTGAACTGGCCCAGTACGGGATCATCTATCTGGATGAAGTGGACAAAATCGCGGCCTCGCCCAACCTGATCGGCCCGGATGTATCCCGTTCCGGTGTGCAACGGGCTTTGCTCAAACCCATGGAAGAGACCGAAGTGGAACTGAAGGTTCCCCATGACCCCGTTGCGCAGATGGAAGCAATTATGGAATTCCAGAAAACGGGGAAAAGGGAAAAGAAGAAGATCAACACCAAGCATATCCTCTTCATCATGAGCGGGGCATTCACTGGTCTGGAGGAAATCATTAAAAAACGCTTAAACCGGCAGGGTATGGGATTTGGAGCCGAGATCAAATCCAAAGACGAAAGAGCCGAGAACTTGCAGCAGATAAAAGCTGAGGATTTCATTCAATACGGGTTTGAATCAGAATTCATCGGCAGGTTACCGGTGGTAACGGTTTTTGAACATTTGGAAGTCGAGGACCTTTATAACATCCTGCGGAATCCCAAAAGCCCGATCACCATCGGCAAGAAGCGGGACTTCAAGGCCTACGGGATCGATCTGCAGTTTGAAGACGAAGCGCTCCACCGGATTGCCGAGAATGCTTTCCAAGAACGGACCGGCGCCCGGGGTTTGGTTAGCGCCGCGGAACGAGTGCTCTTAAAATTCGAACATACTCTTCCTTCGACGGCTATTCGCCATCTGGTTGTCACCCGGGCCATGGTGGATAACCCGGTAGGGGAGCTGCACAAGCTTCTGCAAAACCCCGAAAACCCGGAGCGAGAAGCCCTCTTCCACAGATTACAGGAAGAAGAAGAGAAGGGGTTGGAAATATCCATCCGCAAAAAGGAGGCGGAATTCGCGTCCCGCTATGGGGTTGCTTTTTCAGACCGGAGCATTCACCTGATTACGAAACGGACGGTGGAAGGGCGGACGGACATAGATTCTGCGGTGGAAGAAGTATTGGTGATCCATCGGGCGGCCCTGGATTTTGAACGGACGTTTTCCAGCCGCAATGAAGTGCAGCTCCATTTCACCGCAGAGGCGATCGAACGCCTGGTTGAAAGAATATGGGAAGAAGGGTTTGAACCCGGTGCTTTTTTGAAGCAGTCTTTTCAGAACTATGAGCACGGGTTAAAACTTATCAAAGAGAAGACCGGAAAGCAGGAGTTTTTCATTCCGCCGGAAGGAATGGAGAATCCGGAAAATTACCTGAACCGATTGATTCAAGAGACTTACAAAGGCGAGTGA
- a CDS encoding (Fe-S)-binding protein yields the protein MITAPKDEVVKCNRCGFCLAACPVYQATGVETKAPRGRNSLARALLDKNFTWSAETRDSLFQCLGCRACVEACFPEVETDEIVISMRSDYYREFGEPWLQRYLFRRLLPDPQKLSAALKKAFLLQSGARLIRALGFLPWLNRDLLRAMDLLPPLPDQTLRERWPVPTGEQGGQGKKIAYFGGCAFNFALPDIGLATLSLLLKGGNQVFWPEHGCCGLPAYGHGDLEGARIMARKNLRVFQDLDVEAVVTECASCSSFLKKYPVLLAREPGSAEQAQKFSSRVLDISEFLSTQALSFPQNHQTLKVTFHDPCHLNRFQQIKSQPRDLLKKIPGLQFVEMPEADWCCGGGAGLNLANYDLSMKILQRKMDNLQKSKAQVLVTSCPGCFLQLRHGAKKHKLPVEVRYLTAILAEAGKNVPKE from the coding sequence CGTAAAGTGTAACCGCTGCGGCTTCTGCCTGGCCGCCTGTCCGGTCTATCAGGCTACGGGGGTGGAGACCAAAGCTCCGCGTGGCCGAAACTCTCTGGCCCGAGCCTTGCTCGACAAAAATTTTACCTGGAGCGCCGAAACGCGGGACTCCCTGTTTCAATGCCTGGGCTGTCGGGCCTGCGTGGAAGCCTGTTTCCCTGAAGTGGAGACCGACGAAATCGTGATCTCCATGCGTTCGGATTACTACCGCGAGTTCGGGGAGCCATGGCTGCAGCGATATCTTTTTCGCCGTTTATTGCCGGATCCCCAAAAGTTATCTGCGGCCCTCAAGAAAGCTTTTCTATTGCAGAGCGGAGCCAGGCTGATTCGGGCTTTGGGCTTCCTTCCCTGGTTGAACCGGGACCTCCTGCGGGCTATGGACTTATTACCCCCTTTGCCGGATCAAACCCTTCGGGAGCGATGGCCGGTGCCTACCGGAGAACAAGGGGGCCAGGGGAAAAAGATAGCCTATTTCGGCGGCTGTGCTTTCAATTTCGCTCTGCCTGATATCGGCTTAGCAACCCTGAGCCTGCTCCTAAAAGGTGGCAACCAAGTCTTTTGGCCTGAACACGGATGTTGCGGCTTGCCGGCCTACGGTCACGGGGACCTCGAAGGCGCGAGGATCATGGCCCGGAAAAATTTGAGGGTATTCCAGGATCTCGACGTCGAGGCGGTGGTCACAGAATGTGCCAGTTGTTCTTCCTTTCTGAAAAAATATCCCGTTCTCCTGGCCCGGGAGCCCGGTTCCGCCGAACAGGCCCAGAAATTCAGCAGCCGCGTACTGGATATAAGCGAGTTCCTTTCCACCCAAGCCCTTTCCTTCCCGCAGAATCATCAAACCCTGAAAGTTACCTTCCACGACCCTTGCCACCTGAACCGCTTTCAGCAAATAAAGTCCCAACCGCGTGATCTGCTGAAGAAAATACCGGGCTTACAGTTCGTGGAGATGCCCGAGGCCGACTGGTGTTGCGGCGGAGGAGCGGGGTTGAATCTTGCGAACTATGACCTGTCCATGAAAATTCTGCAGCGCAAGATGGACAATCTTCAGAAGAGTAAAGCCCAGGTCCTGGTCACTTCCTGCCCGGGTTGTTTTTTACAGTTGAGGCATGGAGCCAAAAAACACAAGCTGCCGGTTGAAGTCCGCTACCTGACCGCCATCCTGGCGGAAGCGGGGAAAAATGTTCCCAAGGAATGA
- the hypA gene encoding hydrogenase maturation nickel metallochaperone HypA: MHELSVTQSILEIALDYGTRNQAQKIIEIHLQIGEISDFDDEWIQRYFDFVSKGTIAEGAKLRISRTPARLQCNPCSFIFPLDKSTWNTQCPSCNSKDCQLISGREFRVEALEVV; encoded by the coding sequence ATGCATGAACTTTCTGTAACCCAGAGTATCCTGGAAATTGCCCTCGACTATGGCACTCGCAACCAGGCGCAGAAAATCATTGAGATCCATCTGCAGATCGGGGAGATCAGTGACTTTGATGACGAATGGATCCAGCGCTATTTCGACTTCGTGAGTAAGGGGACCATCGCCGAGGGAGCCAAGCTGCGTATATCCCGAACCCCCGCCCGGCTGCAATGCAACCCGTGTTCCTTCATCTTTCCCCTGGATAAATCCACCTGGAATACCCAATGTCCATCCTGTAATAGTAAGGATTGTCAGCTTATTTCCGGCCGGGAGTTTCGCGTGGAAGCGCTGGAAGTAGTATGA
- a CDS encoding DnaJ C-terminal domain-containing protein yields the protein MAKRDYYEVLGVKKSASEDEIKKAYRKLAMKHHPDRNPGNKQAEERFKEINEAYAVLSDKGKRQQYDQFGPSGFSQRFSQEDIFRGFDISDLFKNLGFSTTNRGGKVHYGGFEDLFGQKRRQGAGFEDMFSGGEYQTRGATPLKGQDVHSALNLTFQEVASGGEKKIKFQKGGKVEEVTVKIPPGIESGKKLRLAGKGMEGGRGIPPGDLYLQVNIADHPLFKREGSDLTLDKEIKISEALLGTTIEVPTLDGSKHIKVPPGTQSHSRIRLKGFGLPHFQGGGRGDEFVRILIKHPKSLTEKQKKLAEEMKKEGL from the coding sequence ATGGCCAAGAGGGATTATTACGAGGTATTGGGCGTCAAAAAGAGCGCCAGTGAAGACGAAATCAAAAAGGCTTACCGCAAGCTGGCCATGAAGCATCATCCCGATCGCAATCCCGGGAACAAACAGGCGGAGGAGCGCTTCAAGGAGATCAACGAGGCTTATGCCGTCTTGAGTGATAAAGGGAAACGCCAGCAATATGACCAGTTTGGGCCTTCCGGATTCAGCCAGCGTTTCTCCCAGGAGGATATTTTTCGGGGGTTCGACATCAGCGATCTTTTCAAAAATTTGGGTTTTTCCACCACCAATAGGGGAGGCAAAGTCCATTATGGGGGATTTGAGGATCTCTTCGGTCAAAAAAGGAGGCAAGGTGCTGGTTTTGAGGACATGTTTTCGGGAGGTGAATACCAGACCAGAGGCGCGACACCCCTGAAAGGGCAGGACGTTCATTCCGCATTGAACCTCACTTTCCAGGAGGTTGCATCCGGCGGAGAGAAGAAAATAAAGTTCCAGAAAGGAGGGAAAGTAGAAGAAGTAACGGTCAAAATCCCTCCGGGAATCGAGAGTGGGAAAAAGCTACGCCTGGCGGGAAAAGGAATGGAAGGGGGTCGCGGCATACCTCCTGGGGATTTATATCTCCAAGTAAACATTGCCGATCACCCTCTTTTCAAGAGAGAAGGAAGTGACCTTACTCTGGATAAGGAGATCAAAATTTCCGAGGCTCTCCTGGGTACGACGATTGAAGTTCCCACCCTTGACGGTTCCAAACACATAAAAGTCCCACCCGGAACCCAAAGCCATAGCCGGATCCGCTTGAAAGGGTTTGGATTACCTCATTTCCAAGGAGGGGGCCGGGGGGATGAGTTTGTGCGTATTCTAATCAAACATCCTAAAAGTCTTACCGAAAAACAGAAGAAACTCGCCGAAGAGATGAAAAAGGAAGGACTTTAA